One window from the genome of Dasypus novemcinctus isolate mDasNov1 chromosome 26, mDasNov1.1.hap2, whole genome shotgun sequence encodes:
- the ABHD14A gene encoding protein ABHD14A isoform X3 — MVRAVFGCWFRVGGVRPPVAGPVDPVGPTLGQASLSQSQAALLGLGLLLMLLLYMGLPGPPEQTSWLWGDPNVTILAGLTPGSSPIFYREVLPLHQARRVQVVLLHGKAFNSHTWEQLGTLQLLSQRGYRAVALDLPGFGHSAPSQEASTEAGRAALLGRVLRDLEVQNAVLVSPSLSGRYALPFVMRGHHQLHGFVPIAPTSTQNYTQEQFWAVKTPTLILYGELDHSLAWESLRQLRHLPNHSVVKLRDAGHACYLHKPQDFHLVLLAFLDHLP; from the exons ATGGTGCGGGCGGTGTTTGGCTGCTGGTTCCGCGTGGGCGGGGTCCGCCCCCCAGTGGCCGGCCCGGTCGACCCGGTCGGCCCG aCGCTGGGACAGGCCTCCCTGAGCCAGTCCCAGGCGGCCCTGCTGGGCCTGGGCCTGCTGCTCATGCTGCTTCTGTACATGGGGCTACCGGGGCCCCCTGAGCAGACTTCCTGGCTCTGGGGAGACCCCAATGTCACAATCCTGGCTGGTCTCACCCCTGGCAGCTCCCCCATCTTTTACCGTGAGGTGCTACCACTCCACCAGGCACGCAG GGTGCAGGTGGTGCTGCTCCATGGAAAGGCTTTTAACTCCCACACGTGGGAGCAGCTGGGCACACTGCAGCTGCTGTCACAGAGGGGCTACCGGGCTGTGGCCCTTGACCTCCCAG GTTTCGGGCACTCGGCACCCTCGCAGGAGGCAAGCACCGAGGCAGGGCGGGCGGCGCTGCTGGGGCGGGTGCTGCGAGACCTGGAGGTACAGAACGCTGTGCTGGTGAGTCCCTCGCTGAGCGGCCGCTACGCCCTGCCCTTCGTGATGCGAGGTCACCATCAGCTGCACGGCTTCGTGCCCATTGCGCCCACCTCTACCCAGAACTACACCCAGGAGCAATTCTGGGCCGTGAAG ACCCCGACCCTCATCCTGTACGGGGAGCTGGATCACAGCTTGGCATGGGAGTCGCTGCGGCAGCTCCGCCACCTGCCCAACCACTCCGTGGTGAAGCTGCGCGACGCAGGCCATGCCTGCTACCTCCACAAGCCCCAGGACTTCCACCTCGTCCTTCTTGCCTTCCTCGACCACCTGCCTTGA
- the ABHD14A gene encoding protein ABHD14A isoform X1, translated as MDAGDQHPDAMVKGAATTLGQASLSQSQAALLGLGLLLMLLLYMGLPGPPEQTSWLWGDPNVTILAGLTPGSSPIFYREVLPLHQARRVQVVLLHGKAFNSHTWEQLGTLQLLSQRGYRAVALDLPGFGHSAPSQEASTEAGRAALLGRVLRDLEVQNAVLVSPSLSGRYALPFVMRGHHQLHGFVPIAPTSTQNYTQEQFWAVKTPTLILYGELDHSLAWESLRQLRHLPNHSVVKLRDAGHACYLHKPQDFHLVLLAFLDHLP; from the exons aCGCTGGGACAGGCCTCCCTGAGCCAGTCCCAGGCGGCCCTGCTGGGCCTGGGCCTGCTGCTCATGCTGCTTCTGTACATGGGGCTACCGGGGCCCCCTGAGCAGACTTCCTGGCTCTGGGGAGACCCCAATGTCACAATCCTGGCTGGTCTCACCCCTGGCAGCTCCCCCATCTTTTACCGTGAGGTGCTACCACTCCACCAGGCACGCAG GGTGCAGGTGGTGCTGCTCCATGGAAAGGCTTTTAACTCCCACACGTGGGAGCAGCTGGGCACACTGCAGCTGCTGTCACAGAGGGGCTACCGGGCTGTGGCCCTTGACCTCCCAG GTTTCGGGCACTCGGCACCCTCGCAGGAGGCAAGCACCGAGGCAGGGCGGGCGGCGCTGCTGGGGCGGGTGCTGCGAGACCTGGAGGTACAGAACGCTGTGCTGGTGAGTCCCTCGCTGAGCGGCCGCTACGCCCTGCCCTTCGTGATGCGAGGTCACCATCAGCTGCACGGCTTCGTGCCCATTGCGCCCACCTCTACCCAGAACTACACCCAGGAGCAATTCTGGGCCGTGAAG ACCCCGACCCTCATCCTGTACGGGGAGCTGGATCACAGCTTGGCATGGGAGTCGCTGCGGCAGCTCCGCCACCTGCCCAACCACTCCGTGGTGAAGCTGCGCGACGCAGGCCATGCCTGCTACCTCCACAAGCCCCAGGACTTCCACCTCGTCCTTCTTGCCTTCCTCGACCACCTGCCTTGA
- the ABHD14A gene encoding protein ABHD14A isoform X2 — protein MSPALQDTLGQASLSQSQAALLGLGLLLMLLLYMGLPGPPEQTSWLWGDPNVTILAGLTPGSSPIFYREVLPLHQARRVQVVLLHGKAFNSHTWEQLGTLQLLSQRGYRAVALDLPGFGHSAPSQEASTEAGRAALLGRVLRDLEVQNAVLVSPSLSGRYALPFVMRGHHQLHGFVPIAPTSTQNYTQEQFWAVKTPTLILYGELDHSLAWESLRQLRHLPNHSVVKLRDAGHACYLHKPQDFHLVLLAFLDHLP, from the exons aCGCTGGGACAGGCCTCCCTGAGCCAGTCCCAGGCGGCCCTGCTGGGCCTGGGCCTGCTGCTCATGCTGCTTCTGTACATGGGGCTACCGGGGCCCCCTGAGCAGACTTCCTGGCTCTGGGGAGACCCCAATGTCACAATCCTGGCTGGTCTCACCCCTGGCAGCTCCCCCATCTTTTACCGTGAGGTGCTACCACTCCACCAGGCACGCAG GGTGCAGGTGGTGCTGCTCCATGGAAAGGCTTTTAACTCCCACACGTGGGAGCAGCTGGGCACACTGCAGCTGCTGTCACAGAGGGGCTACCGGGCTGTGGCCCTTGACCTCCCAG GTTTCGGGCACTCGGCACCCTCGCAGGAGGCAAGCACCGAGGCAGGGCGGGCGGCGCTGCTGGGGCGGGTGCTGCGAGACCTGGAGGTACAGAACGCTGTGCTGGTGAGTCCCTCGCTGAGCGGCCGCTACGCCCTGCCCTTCGTGATGCGAGGTCACCATCAGCTGCACGGCTTCGTGCCCATTGCGCCCACCTCTACCCAGAACTACACCCAGGAGCAATTCTGGGCCGTGAAG ACCCCGACCCTCATCCTGTACGGGGAGCTGGATCACAGCTTGGCATGGGAGTCGCTGCGGCAGCTCCGCCACCTGCCCAACCACTCCGTGGTGAAGCTGCGCGACGCAGGCCATGCCTGCTACCTCCACAAGCCCCAGGACTTCCACCTCGTCCTTCTTGCCTTCCTCGACCACCTGCCTTGA